One Sulfurimonas sp. C5 genomic region harbors:
- a CDS encoding c-type cytochrome yields MNKLTLGGIIFAALMLALTYLSVGGSKGGLNGDIVNMLAAAGAVALVIITVFVVIKYVRQMQTDTATGELAEENWDDIGEYKNPVPMGWAIMFMALIIWGMAYFTVLYPVNAYSQIGEYNEDAKAHDAKFSKKYADIKGNELIKMGESVFIAECKVCHGADGKGLNGKAANLHERISAENVKHVINNGSAYGILGEGSMMPDRNGLFNANTNAALTDAEIDTVAAYVANGMTGEGADIFAGTCAMCHGADGKGVEYMGPNIAAFDTTLVENVLAHGKKGAIGAMPSFARLNQKQREAAAAYISAGLPDTDDLEGE; encoded by the coding sequence ATGAATAAGCTAACGCTTGGGGGAATTATCTTTGCTGCTCTTATGCTTGCACTAACATACTTATCTGTTGGTGGTTCTAAGGGTGGATTAAATGGTGATATCGTCAATATGCTTGCTGCTGCAGGTGCGGTTGCGCTTGTAATAATTACAGTATTTGTAGTTATTAAGTATGTTCGCCAAATGCAAACTGATACTGCAACTGGTGAATTGGCAGAAGAAAATTGGGATGATATCGGTGAATATAAAAACCCAGTTCCAATGGGATGGGCTATTATGTTTATGGCTCTTATCATTTGGGGTATGGCATACTTTACGGTTTTATATCCGGTAAATGCATATTCTCAAATCGGTGAATATAATGAAGATGCAAAAGCACACGATGCTAAATTCTCTAAAAAATATGCAGACATTAAAGGGAACGAACTCATTAAAATGGGTGAGTCTGTGTTTATTGCAGAGTGTAAAGTATGTCACGGTGCAGATGGTAAAGGTTTAAACGGAAAAGCTGCTAATCTTCATGAAAGAATTAGTGCTGAAAACGTAAAACATGTAATCAATAACGGTTCTGCTTACGGAATTCTTGGTGAAGGTTCAATGATGCCTGATCGTAACGGTCTGTTTAATGCTAATACTAATGCTGCTCTTACAGATGCAGAAATTGATACTGTTGCAGCTTATGTTGCTAATGGTATGACAGGTGAAGGTGCTGATATCTTTGCTGGTACTTGTGCAATGTGTCACGGTGCAGACGGTAAAGGTGTTGAATATATGGGTCCAAACATTGCTGCTTTCGATACTACATTAGTTGAAAACGTATTAGCACATGGTAAAAAAGGTGCTATTGGTGCAATGCCATCTTTTGCAAGACTTAACCAAAAACAAAGAGAAGCTGCAGCTGCTTACATTAGTGCAGGATTACCTGATACTGATGATTTAGAAGGAGAATAA
- the ccoO gene encoding cytochrome-c oxidase, cbb3-type subunit II — protein sequence MFHWLEKHPFLFAVGVFVVIAFAGLIEIVPSFTQASRPLVGTAPYSTLELAGRHVYIKNSCNACHSQLIRPFKAETDRYGHYSLSGEYAYDRPFLWGSKRTGPDLMRVGNYRTTDWHEHHMKDPVSVVPGSIMPGYPWMFDNLANIDTAYAEQVTVSKVFSVPYNKAVPTKDGGTVTVAMGKDLADARAMALEEAKVIAADMKDPKVKAAVEAGNIPEIVALIAYLNSLK from the coding sequence ATGTTTCATTGGTTAGAAAAACACCCGTTCTTATTCGCGGTAGGTGTATTTGTTGTTATTGCTTTCGCTGGTTTAATCGAGATTGTTCCAAGTTTTACTCAGGCATCTCGTCCACTTGTTGGTACAGCTCCTTATTCAACTCTTGAATTAGCTGGTCGTCATGTTTATATTAAAAACAGCTGTAATGCTTGTCACTCTCAATTAATTCGTCCATTTAAAGCTGAAACTGACCGTTACGGTCACTACTCTTTAAGCGGTGAATATGCGTATGATAGACCATTCCTTTGGGGTTCTAAAAGAACTGGTCCAGACTTAATGCGTGTTGGTAACTATAGAACTACTGACTGGCATGAGCATCATATGAAAGATCCTGTATCGGTTGTTCCTGGTTCAATTATGCCTGGATACCCTTGGATGTTTGACAATTTAGCAAATATCGATACTGCATATGCTGAACAAGTTACAGTTTCTAAAGTTTTCTCAGTTCCATATAACAAAGCAGTTCCTACAAAAGACGGTGGTACTGTAACAGTAGCTATGGGTAAAGATTTAGCAGATGCTAGAGCTATGGCTTTAGAAGAAGCAAAAGTTATTGCAGCGGATATGAAAGATCCAAAAGTTAAAGCAGCAGTAGAAGCTGGTAATATTCCAGAAATCGTTGCTTTAATTGCATATTTAAATAGTTTAAAATAA
- a CDS encoding cytochrome c oxidase, cbb3-type, CcoQ subunit: MNITEIQGYAYFFFTVFLTVGLYAYIYHLYKNKKDESGVDYEDYSNMALKDDIVDTPVKSVSEKEDK; this comes from the coding sequence GTGAATATTACTGAAATTCAAGGTTATGCTTACTTTTTCTTTACAGTGTTTTTGACAGTAGGTTTATATGCTTATATTTACCATCTATATAAAAATAAAAAAGATGAGTCGGGTGTTGATTATGAAGACTACAGTAATATGGCACTTAAAGATGATATAGTAGACACTCCGGTGAAGTCTGTATCTGAAAAAGAAGATAAATAG
- a CDS encoding FixH family protein → MSQKSSGKIWPYIVGGSITLVFGMCVATIMVTSKADIQESNAYLSKYQDADARANELIYARIAFDKKYNVAYLTEGIGGDNPQIKYKVTDKEGNAVNDAELLVDISRPETAKFNQELKSFTVEDGVYTFEGAQFPKVGVWNLIAKVKVGENYRFYNLKADTRIKEVFEF, encoded by the coding sequence ATGAGTCAAAAGAGTAGCGGTAAAATATGGCCTTATATAGTTGGCGGCTCAATCACATTAGTATTTGGAATGTGTGTTGCAACTATTATGGTTACAAGTAAAGCAGATATTCAAGAGAGTAATGCATATTTAAGTAAGTATCAAGATGCTGATGCAAGAGCAAATGAACTGATTTATGCACGTATTGCATTTGATAAAAAATACAATGTTGCATATCTTACAGAAGGTATAGGTGGGGATAACCCGCAAATTAAGTACAAAGTGACTGATAAAGAGGGCAATGCAGTAAATGATGCGGAGCTTTTAGTGGATATCAGTAGACCGGAAACGGCAAAGTTTAACCAAGAACTTAAAAGTTTTACGGTTGAAGATGGCGTATATACATTCGAGGGTGCACAATTTCCTAAAGTTGGTGTATGGAATCTGATTGCTAAAGTAAAAGTTGGTGAGAACTACAGATTTTATAATTTAAAAGCAGATACTCGCATTAAAGAGGTATTTGAATTCTAA
- a CDS encoding PD-(D/E)XK nuclease family protein has translation MDNTTIVFSSSRAIRHEQLKNKNQTLFLPSYITMSEFISKLCIVHGYKYIDDDSRILLLLQASDFKAFEKLQIERNFFTFTKNSSYIFKFFEELSAELYDINNLRNADLYAEYEEHITILEELYHRYEALCNEKKVLDKIFLPKLYSFNQGFLKATKSVTINLDGYLTNFEIELLEQTALQLELQIRFFATPFNHKMQQKFEEFGFELQSGYEYLLNLTTKAIIAQTKIETIKNVSCESFSEDLLQIAFIKKKVYEFIQKRHEPEKIAVILPNESKAELLKSFDEKSNFNFAMGSSFKQSKIYTLLDANVKALEQDSQENTHRSRRFGRELTEIILEMYAARNDFKVIEECFYKIREFIGDKTELKIYDQELYSFLKVLPFMQDMGSKSILNLFMQRLAKSSIDDVRGGKITVMGVLESRGIAFDGVIIVDFNEGVVPKKSDKDMFLNTKIREYAQLPTMNDRENLQKHYYNMLILNAKEVAISYVKSADANPSRFLKQLHINETKNYDEHQYASVLFQRNTSKEQNEENIVVPYSFRNQKLSNTKLKTYLTCKRKFYLQYVQRLNDHKIPKDIPEEYEIGDHVHRALCSLYTKKSFYSDLNELQRDLEKELDSVCEDNEFIRYQIAMQKKILEKFCKTEIKRFAEGYSVLATEKPLEVEYEGVILSGIIDRVDVRDGELSVLDYKTGSYAMYTKNSVTEATDFQLEFYTLLASKLGNVSECGFYDLKECKIVNETFLDEKMALLQANIKDLLMVESIEVEKCEDTKNCLYCPYKIMCGRE, from the coding sequence ATGGATAATACAACCATAGTTTTTTCTTCTTCTCGTGCTATCAGGCACGAGCAACTAAAAAACAAAAATCAAACACTTTTCTTACCAAGCTATATAACTATGAGTGAGTTTATATCAAAGTTATGCATAGTCCATGGGTATAAATATATAGATGATGACAGTCGTATATTATTATTGCTTCAGGCATCTGATTTTAAAGCATTTGAAAAACTTCAGATTGAACGTAATTTTTTTACATTTACAAAAAACAGCTCTTATATTTTTAAATTTTTTGAAGAGTTGAGTGCAGAACTATATGATATCAACAATCTACGTAATGCGGATTTATACGCAGAATATGAAGAACATATTACAATTTTAGAAGAGTTATATCATCGATATGAAGCTTTGTGTAACGAAAAGAAAGTACTAGATAAAATCTTTTTGCCGAAGCTGTATAGTTTTAACCAGGGATTTTTAAAAGCTACGAAAAGTGTTACGATCAATTTAGACGGATATCTCACAAACTTTGAAATAGAACTTCTGGAACAAACTGCCCTGCAGCTTGAGTTACAGATAAGGTTTTTTGCCACACCTTTTAATCATAAGATGCAGCAAAAGTTTGAAGAGTTTGGTTTTGAACTTCAAAGCGGCTATGAATATCTTTTAAATCTGACAACAAAAGCAATAATTGCACAAACAAAAATCGAAACCATTAAAAATGTGTCGTGTGAAAGTTTCAGTGAGGACCTTTTACAGATAGCATTTATAAAAAAGAAAGTGTACGAATTCATTCAAAAGAGACATGAGCCTGAAAAGATTGCAGTAATACTTCCGAACGAATCTAAAGCGGAATTACTAAAAAGTTTTGATGAGAAATCAAACTTTAACTTTGCAATGGGGAGCTCTTTTAAACAGAGCAAGATTTATACACTACTTGATGCAAATGTAAAAGCATTAGAGCAGGACTCTCAGGAAAATACACATCGTTCTCGACGTTTTGGCAGAGAACTTACAGAGATTATTTTGGAGATGTATGCTGCCCGTAATGATTTTAAAGTGATTGAGGAGTGTTTTTACAAGATTCGAGAGTTTATCGGTGATAAAACAGAGTTAAAGATCTATGATCAAGAGTTGTACAGCTTTTTAAAAGTATTGCCGTTCATGCAGGATATGGGTTCAAAATCTATTTTAAACTTGTTTATGCAAAGACTTGCTAAAAGTTCTATTGATGATGTGCGAGGCGGTAAGATTACTGTAATGGGAGTTTTAGAGAGTCGTGGAATTGCATTTGACGGTGTAATTATTGTAGATTTCAATGAAGGTGTAGTTCCTAAAAAAAGCGATAAAGATATGTTTCTAAACACAAAGATTAGAGAATATGCACAGCTTCCTACAATGAATGATCGCGAAAACCTCCAAAAACATTATTACAATATGTTGATATTAAACGCTAAAGAAGTTGCAATCTCGTATGTAAAAAGTGCCGATGCAAATCCGAGCAGATTTTTAAAACAACTCCACATCAATGAAACAAAAAACTATGATGAGCATCAGTACGCATCTGTACTCTTTCAAAGAAACACTTCAAAAGAGCAAAATGAAGAAAATATTGTAGTGCCGTACAGTTTTAGAAATCAAAAACTTTCAAATACGAAATTAAAAACTTATCTTACTTGTAAACGCAAATTTTATTTGCAATATGTTCAAAGATTGAATGACCATAAGATTCCAAAAGATATTCCGGAGGAGTATGAAATAGGGGACCACGTTCACCGTGCATTATGCAGTTTATACACTAAAAAAAGTTTTTACAGTGATCTAAACGAACTACAGCGTGATCTTGAAAAAGAGCTTGACAGCGTTTGCGAGGATAACGAGTTTATCCGCTATCAGATCGCAATGCAAAAAAAGATCTTGGAGAAATTTTGTAAAACTGAGATCAAACGCTTTGCAGAGGGCTATAGCGTACTTGCTACTGAAAAACCTTTAGAGGTGGAGTATGAGGGTGTAATACTCAGCGGTATCATTGATAGAGTAGACGTACGTGATGGAGAGTTAAGTGTACTTGACTATAAAACGGGTTCTTATGCAATGTACACTAAAAACAGTGTCACTGAAGCGACAGACTTTCAGTTAGAGTTTTATACATTGCTGGCTTCTAAACTGGGTAATGTGTCTGAGTGCGGTTTTTATGATCTCAAAGAGTGCAAGATCGTGAATGAAACCTTTTTGGATGAGAAGATGGCACTCCTGCAGGCAAACATTAAAGACCTTTTAATGGTGGAGTCGATCGAAGTTGAGAAATGTGAAGATACAAAGAACTGTTTGTATTGCCCTTATAAAATTATGTGTGGTAGAGAGTAG
- the carA gene encoding glutamine-hydrolyzing carbamoyl-phosphate synthase small subunit, whose amino-acid sequence MAELKKVYIYLENGTYLEAKSFGASKTEVGEIVFNTSLTGYQEVMSDPSYAGQFVTFTMPEIGNVGVNNQDMESLKAHSKGMIVRKYQPRYSNFRAEDSLANFLEKYNVMGICDIDTRFLTKMLRKEGAMMMIASTEISDKEELKKVLENSPRIEDVNYIEQVSTKEAYAHTQSTYSTTGFEYDEAPEQQAKIVVIDFGVKRNILNEIVSAGIGVEVIPNDFVAEDLIEKYNNKLIDGVFLSNGPGDPLVLKKEQEQIKKLIAAKVPMFGICLGHQLLSISHGYDTFKLKFGHHGGNHPVKNLKTGFVEITAQNHNYNVPDNITEIAEVTHTNLFDGTIEGLKYKDEPIFSVQHHPESSPGPKESRYIFSEFLSLIKR is encoded by the coding sequence ATGGCAGAGTTAAAAAAAGTATATATATACCTTGAGAACGGTACGTACCTTGAAGCAAAAAGTTTCGGTGCTTCAAAAACAGAAGTTGGTGAAATAGTTTTTAATACTTCATTAACAGGATATCAAGAGGTAATGTCAGATCCTTCATATGCTGGTCAATTTGTTACATTTACAATGCCTGAAATTGGAAATGTTGGTGTCAATAATCAAGATATGGAAAGTTTAAAAGCACACTCTAAAGGTATGATCGTTCGTAAATATCAGCCTAGATATTCTAATTTTCGTGCAGAAGATTCTTTAGCTAACTTTTTAGAAAAGTATAATGTAATGGGTATTTGCGATATCGATACAAGATTTCTAACAAAGATGTTAAGAAAAGAGGGTGCAATGATGATGATTGCATCTACAGAGATTTCTGATAAAGAGGAGTTAAAAAAAGTTCTTGAAAACTCTCCTCGTATTGAAGATGTAAACTATATTGAACAAGTAAGTACAAAAGAAGCTTATGCACATACGCAAAGTACATATTCAACGACTGGATTTGAATATGATGAAGCTCCGGAGCAGCAAGCTAAAATAGTTGTAATTGACTTTGGTGTTAAAAGAAATATTTTGAACGAGATAGTTTCTGCAGGAATCGGTGTAGAAGTAATTCCAAACGATTTTGTTGCTGAAGATTTAATTGAGAAATATAACAACAAACTCATTGATGGTGTATTTTTATCAAATGGTCCTGGTGATCCGTTAGTGCTTAAAAAAGAGCAAGAGCAGATTAAAAAACTGATTGCTGCTAAGGTTCCAATGTTTGGTATCTGTTTAGGGCATCAGCTTCTTTCAATCTCACACGGGTACGACACGTTTAAGTTAAAATTTGGTCACCATGGTGGAAACCATCCGGTTAAAAACTTAAAAACAGGATTTGTAGAGATTACTGCACAAAATCACAACTATAATGTTCCAGACAATATTACTGAAATTGCAGAAGTAACACATACAAACCTTTTTGACGGTACGATTGAAGGTCTAAAATATAAAGACGAACCAATCTTCTCTGTACAACATCACCCGGAGTCTAGCCCTGGTCCAAAAGAAAGCAGATACATCTTCTCTGAATTCCTCTCTCTCATCAAAAGATAA
- a CDS encoding 3-dehydroquinate dehydratase: protein MSKLHRGLYALILIIFFQSQLIAEYLYKDEVVHREPFTKDIELLGSELYAKTGVALRLLMLKELPDGQDMYKYEQELLATFKEPTILLVFSEMDTQVDIQVNDPALYKYFNRGQVLSPTTSIVQAYIIAMMYADSWEHFNQLRTEYGGSILPLLAGKAKNEQIVGKYAASMYNGYLDIAHQVAASKGITLENDPGDANQEALFWVKLFFYGFVLYGIVLYIRKKIELRRLKNESKE, encoded by the coding sequence TTGAGTAAACTACACAGAGGGCTTTACGCCCTCATCCTCATTATTTTTTTTCAATCACAATTAATTGCAGAATATTTATATAAAGATGAAGTTGTTCACAGAGAACCTTTTACAAAAGATATTGAACTCTTAGGAAGTGAATTATATGCTAAAACAGGAGTCGCTTTACGACTTTTGATGCTTAAAGAGCTCCCAGATGGTCAAGATATGTATAAGTATGAACAAGAATTACTAGCTACTTTTAAAGAACCGACTATTCTTTTAGTTTTTTCTGAGATGGATACACAAGTAGATATACAAGTAAACGATCCGGCTTTATATAAATATTTTAATAGAGGACAAGTTTTGAGTCCTACCACGTCAATTGTTCAAGCATATATTATTGCTATGATGTATGCAGATAGTTGGGAGCATTTTAATCAACTGAGAACTGAGTACGGAGGTTCGATTTTACCTCTTTTAGCAGGTAAAGCAAAAAATGAGCAAATAGTAGGAAAATATGCCGCTTCTATGTATAACGGTTATTTAGATATTGCGCATCAAGTGGCTGCTTCAAAAGGTATCACACTTGAAAACGATCCGGGTGATGCGAATCAAGAAGCATTATTTTGGGTGAAGTTGTTTTTCTACGGTTTTGTTTTATATGGTATAGTTCTATACATTAGAAAAAAGATAGAACTTAGAAGGCTGAAAAATGAGTCAAAAGAGTAG
- the ccoN gene encoding cytochrome-c oxidase, cbb3-type subunit I gives MENRPLEYDYTVAKMFMLTTVLLGFVGMLIGVILAFELAFPGVNTILGSGLAEFTNFSRLRPLHTDAVIYGFTLSGIWATWYYVGQRVLKVSMAESKFLMAIGKLHFYIYLLVVVAVVVSLLAGVTTSKEYAEFEWPIDIAVVVVWVLSGISIFGLIGIRREKSLYISVWYYIAMFLGIAMLYLFNNMEVPTYFISGGIGDWYHSVSMYAGTNDALVQWWFGHNAVAFGFTVPIVAMIYYFLPKESGQAVYSYKLSLLSFWGLMFVYLWAGGHHLLYSTVPDWMQTMGSIFSVILILPSWGSAINMLLTMKGEWQQVAASPLIKFMVLGSTFYMFSTLEGPIQAIKSVNAIAHFTDWIIGHVHDGVLGWVGFMIMASLFHMAPRVFKREIYSKKLMATQFWIQTLGVVLYFTSMWIAGITQGMMWRAHDEFGNLAYSFIDTVTVLHPYYTIRAVGGTLYLIGFVMFAYNIYKTMSARPVEEAELKNASPMGA, from the coding sequence ATGGAGAATCGTCCATTAGAGTACGACTATACGGTTGCAAAGATGTTTATGCTTACTACAGTTCTTTTAGGATTTGTAGGGATGCTCATCGGTGTAATTTTAGCATTTGAACTTGCTTTTCCTGGTGTTAACACTATTTTAGGAAGTGGGTTAGCTGAATTTACTAACTTTAGTCGTCTTCGTCCACTGCATACAGATGCAGTTATTTACGGGTTTACATTAAGTGGTATTTGGGCTACTTGGTATTATGTTGGTCAACGTGTACTAAAAGTATCAATGGCAGAATCAAAATTTTTAATGGCTATTGGTAAACTTCACTTTTACATTTATCTTTTAGTTGTTGTAGCAGTTGTTGTTTCATTATTAGCTGGTGTTACTACTTCAAAAGAGTATGCTGAATTTGAATGGCCTATCGATATCGCTGTTGTTGTTGTATGGGTACTTTCTGGTATCAGTATTTTCGGTCTTATCGGTATTCGCCGTGAGAAGAGTTTATACATTTCAGTTTGGTACTATATTGCTATGTTCTTAGGTATCGCTATGCTTTACCTGTTCAACAACATGGAAGTTCCAACTTACTTTATTTCTGGTGGTATCGGTGATTGGTATCACTCTGTATCAATGTATGCTGGTACAAATGATGCGTTAGTACAATGGTGGTTCGGTCACAATGCGGTTGCATTTGGTTTTACAGTACCTATCGTTGCAATGATCTATTACTTCCTACCAAAAGAATCTGGTCAAGCAGTTTATTCTTATAAACTTTCTTTACTTTCTTTCTGGGGATTAATGTTCGTTTATCTATGGGCTGGTGGTCACCACTTATTATATTCAACAGTTCCTGACTGGATGCAAACAATGGGTTCAATTTTCTCTGTAATCCTTATCTTGCCATCTTGGGGTTCAGCAATCAATATGCTTCTTACAATGAAGGGTGAGTGGCAACAAGTTGCAGCGTCTCCATTAATTAAGTTCATGGTTCTTGGTTCAACATTCTATATGTTCTCTACATTAGAAGGTCCAATCCAAGCTATTAAATCTGTTAATGCTATCGCTCACTTTACAGACTGGATTATCGGTCACGTTCACGACGGTGTTCTTGGATGGGTTGGATTCATGATTATGGCTTCACTTTTCCATATGGCTCCACGTGTATTCAAACGTGAAATCTATTCTAAAAAGTTAATGGCTACACAATTCTGGATCCAAACTTTAGGTGTTGTTTTATACTTCACTTCAATGTGGATTGCAGGTATTACTCAAGGGATGATGTGGCGTGCTCACGATGAGTTCGGTAACTTAGCTTACTCATTCATCGATACAGTTACTGTATTACACCCATACTATACTATCCGTGCTGTTGGTGGTACATTATACTTAATCGGTTTTGTTATGTTTGCTTATAACATCTACAAAACAATGTCTGCTCGTCCTGTTGAAGAGGCTGAGCTTAAAAATGCATCGCCTATGGGCGCTTAA
- a CDS encoding DUF507 family protein, with amino-acid sequence MKISLKTIPHISNKIAIDLNRSGVVTMTKGLEAVANEAQKIFEKSVKQEMALEEKVNEMIDANEEEIEFMLADERQLFFMIKKKLAPEFGVILDYDERFSDISHKILDELYEEDLINFDVSENRVKNIIYNSITSFIANTSEIQDAVMDKIRSYKRKFIPGTDEFEILYEKLYKEELLKRGME; translated from the coding sequence ATGAAAATATCACTCAAAACTATTCCTCACATCTCTAATAAAATAGCAATCGATTTAAATAGAAGTGGTGTTGTTACAATGACTAAAGGGCTTGAAGCTGTAGCAAATGAAGCTCAAAAAATATTTGAAAAGAGTGTTAAGCAAGAGATGGCACTTGAAGAAAAAGTAAATGAGATGATCGATGCTAACGAAGAAGAGATCGAATTTATGTTAGCTGATGAGCGTCAACTTTTTTTCATGATCAAGAAAAAGCTTGCTCCAGAATTTGGTGTTATTTTGGATTATGATGAAAGATTCTCAGATATTTCACACAAAATTTTAGATGAGCTTTATGAAGAAGATCTTATTAATTTTGATGTATCGGAAAATCGTGTAAAGAATATTATATATAACTCTATTACATCATTTATTGCAAATACATCTGAAATTCAAGATGCAGTAATGGATAAAATTCGTTCATACAAACGTAAATTTATCCCTGGGACGGATGAGTTTGAAATTTTATATGAAAAACTTTACAAAGAAGAATTATTAAAAAGAGGTATGGAGTAA
- a CDS encoding DUF4006 family protein: MNENRSVFALDGVTGMLIATVLLLSILVGLTIAGLGVQNANAENFYEVKNETSIGSGIGFGEGHTTSKAEDHIVSVSVKK, encoded by the coding sequence ATGAATGAAAATAGAAGTGTTTTCGCCCTTGACGGTGTAACAGGTATGTTAATAGCAACTGTACTACTACTAAGCATTTTAGTTGGTTTAACTATTGCTGGTTTAGGTGTACAAAATGCAAACGCAGAAAACTTCTACGAAGTAAAAAATGAAACTTCAATCGGTTCAGGAATCGGTTTTGGTGAAGGTCACACTACATCAAAAGCTGAAGACCATATCGTTTCAGTTTCAGTGAAAAAATAA